From the genome of Triticum aestivum cultivar Chinese Spring chromosome 3B, IWGSC CS RefSeq v2.1, whole genome shotgun sequence, one region includes:
- the LOC123066815 gene encoding polyubiquitin-like, with amino-acid sequence MPPKKCLDLSSAGPKLEDEMEEAAPGVSTSGTEGSMHDSEKEVGDRSSSGEDNKDDGRSQSSQIDGADMDDPTKVHIFVKNPAGRKICLRGVHLSDTLYTIKAKIQERYRLIFGGVQLEDSRTLAEYGIKHDFTLDLQEKMQIFVTETLGGRTITLEVDSLDTIDKVKAKIEDIEGFPKVQQCLIFANKQLEDGKLTLADHNICRGSTLLLILLPCSPTVAMKIYVKMLAGNTITLEVGRSETVNSVKVKLYELDGMPPRQQRLIFAGKQLEDHRTLADYNIRKESTIQLVGRLCGC; translated from the exons ATGCCCCCGAAGAAGTGCCTGGACTTGTCATCGGCTGGTCCCAAACTGGAAGACGAAATGGAGGAAGCTGCTCCCGGTGTCTCTACCTCTGGCACTGAAGGTAGCATGCATG ATTCCGAGAAGGAAGTTGGCGACAGAAGCAGCAGCGGCGAGGACAACAAAGACGACGGTCGCAGCCAATCGTCGCAGATTGACGGTGCCGACATGGACGA CCCAACCAAAGTGCACATCTTTGTCAAGAATCCGGCCGGCAGGAAAATCTGTCTCAGGGGGGTCCACTTGTCAGACACCCTTTACACCATCAAGGCAAAGATCCAGGAGCGGTACCGCCTCATCTTCGGTGGGGTGCAGCTGGAAGACAGCCGTACATTGGCGGAGTACGGCATAAAGCATGATTTCACGCTTGACCTCCAAGAAAAGATGCAAATCTTCGTGACGGAGACGCTAGGAGGCAGGACCATCACTCTCGAGGTCGACAGCCTAGACACCATTGACAAGGTGAAGGCCAAGATCGAAGACATTGAGGGCTTTCCAAAGGTCCAGCAGTGCCTCATCTTTGCCAACAAACAACTGGAGGATGGCAAGCTCACCTTGGCTGACCACAACATTTGTAGAGGGTCCACtcttctcctcatcctcctcccaTGCAGTCCAACTGTTGCGATGAAAATATATGTGAAGATGCTGGCAGGAAACACCATCACCCTTGAGGTTGGGCGCTCAGAGACTGTCAACAGTGTGAAGGTGAAGCTCTATGAGCTGGACGGTATGCCCCCTAGACAGCAACGCCTCATCTTTGCTGGCAAGCAGCTGGAGGACCACCGCACCCTGGCTGACTACAACATTCGAAAGGAGTCTACGATTCAACTGGTGGGACGTCTTTGTGGTTGTTGA